In the genome of Entelurus aequoreus isolate RoL-2023_Sb linkage group LG08, RoL_Eaeq_v1.1, whole genome shotgun sequence, one region contains:
- the lg08h8orf33 gene encoding UPF0488 protein C8orf33 homolog isoform X1, with amino-acid sequence MSEEGLMFRGKQDNKHIEEKPNNEAAKPLWTPSNNNFRFDFFPEDLETHQEASSESPLPNTGLKITMNSPHHDATIDNVAAETSFPKNENCITVSEDSSSPLAQPAQSKAKKKKKHGKKMSTVNAEAPTAETSAIEASQAGKNTEMSAEEEFKRQLDWCVEQLQLGMKSQKATTKQREDASHALKTLRSSKAPLVKKRQVMRATAGDYRKKMEDEQSKQFKLIQSELASAKLKVKSESPKKSVFHRRAEGKQEENRQQSEGQESENSFAFTASKEAFRFNFL; translated from the exons ATGAGCGAGGAAGGTCTGATGTTCCGAGGTAAACAAGACAACAAAC ATATTGAAGAAAAGCCAAACAACGAAGCTGCCAAGCCCCTCTGGACTCCCAGCAACAATAACTTCAGATTTGATTTTTTCCCTGAGGACTTGGAGACCCATCAAGAAGCATCATCAGAGAGTCCATTGCCCAATACAGGACTGAAGATCACAATGAACTCCCCACACCATGATGCAACTATAGATAACGTGGCAGCAGAGACTTCATTCCCTAAGAATGAAAATTGCATCACTGTGTCGGAGGATAGCAGCTCCCCGCTTGCACAGCCTGCACAATCAAAagcaaagaaaaagaagaaacatgGAAAGAAAATGTCCACGGTGAATGCAGAGGCACCCACAGCAGAGACAAGTGCAATTGAAGCGAGTCAAGCAGGCAAAAACACAGAGATG AGTGCTGAAGAAGAGTTTAAAAGACAGCTGGACTGGTGCGTTGAGCAGTTACAACTGGGAATGAAGTCACAGAAAGCTACTACGAAGCAGA GGGAGGATGCATCTCATGCCCTTAAGACGTTACGCAGCTCCAAAGCTCCCCTGGTCAAGAAGAGGCAAGTGATGAGGGCCACGGCGGGAGATTAcaggaagaaaatggaagacgaACAGAGCAAGCAGTTCAAACTTATCCAAAGTG AACTTGCATCCGCTAAACTCAAAGTAAAGTCTGAGTCGCCCAAAAAATCGGTTTTCCATCGGAGAGCTGAAGGCAAACAGGAGGAAAACCGGCAGCAAAGTGAGGGTCAGGAGTCAGAAAATTCCTTTGCGTTTACCGCATCAAAGGAGGCGTTTCGCTTCAATTTTCTCTAA
- the lg08h8orf33 gene encoding UPF0488 protein C8orf33 homolog isoform X2 → MSEEGLMFRDIEEKPNNEAAKPLWTPSNNNFRFDFFPEDLETHQEASSESPLPNTGLKITMNSPHHDATIDNVAAETSFPKNENCITVSEDSSSPLAQPAQSKAKKKKKHGKKMSTVNAEAPTAETSAIEASQAGKNTEMSAEEEFKRQLDWCVEQLQLGMKSQKATTKQREDASHALKTLRSSKAPLVKKRQVMRATAGDYRKKMEDEQSKQFKLIQSELASAKLKVKSESPKKSVFHRRAEGKQEENRQQSEGQESENSFAFTASKEAFRFNFL, encoded by the exons ATGAGCGAGGAAGGTCTGATGTTCCGAG ATATTGAAGAAAAGCCAAACAACGAAGCTGCCAAGCCCCTCTGGACTCCCAGCAACAATAACTTCAGATTTGATTTTTTCCCTGAGGACTTGGAGACCCATCAAGAAGCATCATCAGAGAGTCCATTGCCCAATACAGGACTGAAGATCACAATGAACTCCCCACACCATGATGCAACTATAGATAACGTGGCAGCAGAGACTTCATTCCCTAAGAATGAAAATTGCATCACTGTGTCGGAGGATAGCAGCTCCCCGCTTGCACAGCCTGCACAATCAAAagcaaagaaaaagaagaaacatgGAAAGAAAATGTCCACGGTGAATGCAGAGGCACCCACAGCAGAGACAAGTGCAATTGAAGCGAGTCAAGCAGGCAAAAACACAGAGATG AGTGCTGAAGAAGAGTTTAAAAGACAGCTGGACTGGTGCGTTGAGCAGTTACAACTGGGAATGAAGTCACAGAAAGCTACTACGAAGCAGA GGGAGGATGCATCTCATGCCCTTAAGACGTTACGCAGCTCCAAAGCTCCCCTGGTCAAGAAGAGGCAAGTGATGAGGGCCACGGCGGGAGATTAcaggaagaaaatggaagacgaACAGAGCAAGCAGTTCAAACTTATCCAAAGTG AACTTGCATCCGCTAAACTCAAAGTAAAGTCTGAGTCGCCCAAAAAATCGGTTTTCCATCGGAGAGCTGAAGGCAAACAGGAGGAAAACCGGCAGCAAAGTGAGGGTCAGGAGTCAGAAAATTCCTTTGCGTTTACCGCATCAAAGGAGGCGTTTCGCTTCAATTTTCTCTAA
- the h3f3d gene encoding H3 histone, family 3D — MARTKQTARKSTGGKAPRKQLATKAARKSAPSTGGVKKPHRYRPGTVALREIRRYQKSTELLIRKLPFQRLVREIAQDFKTDLRFQSAAIGALQEASEAYLVGLFEDTNLCAIHAKRVTIMPKDIQLARRIRGERA, encoded by the exons ATGGCCCGTACTAAGCAGACCGCTCGTAAATCCACCGGAGGAAAGGCGCCCAGGAAGCAGCTGGCCACAAAGGCGGCCCGAAAAAGCGCGCCATCCACTGGGGGAGTGAAGAAGCCCCACAGATACAG GCCGGGTACTGTTGCCCTGCGTGAGATCCGTCGCTACCAGAAGTCCACTGAGCTGCTCATCAGGAAGCTTCCATTCCAGCGTCTTGTCAGGGAAATCGCTCAGGATTTCAAGACGGATCTGCGATTCCAGAGCGCAGCCATCGGTGCCCTGCag GAGGCCAGTGAGGCGTACCTGGTTGGCCTGTTTGAGGATACAAACCTGTGCGCCATCCACGCCAAGAGGGTAACCATCATGCCCAAGGACATCCAACTGGCCAGGCGAATCAGAGGGGAGCGCGCTTAA
- the LOC133655617 gene encoding ubiquinol-cytochrome-c reductase complex assembly factor 4, producing MYAAMVHVFRRGTSTFIRNTAATMSQMSMRMLSVSHHMMAKPDKPKDDQEVNNEPIRFSTSKASHRTWNVSRSMGDHCERPWWKVLPLSAAVVGFLLWCVLRREVNIDEQLEQELYQNLPGLLPDEDEK from the exons ATGTATGCTGCAATGGTGCACGTTTTCCGTCGTGGGACGTCAACGTTTATTCGTAACACAGCTGCTACCATGAG TCAGATGAGCATGCGCATGCTGTCTGTGAGCCATCACATGATGGCCAAGCCGGATAAACCCAAAGACGACCAGGAGGTGAATAATGAGCCCATTAGGTTCTCCACCAGCAAGGCCAGTCACAGGACTTGGAATGTCAGCCGCTCTATGGGGGATCACTGTGAGCGGCCATGGTGGAAAGTCCTTCCCCTCAGTGCCGCTGTGGTGGGCTTCCTATTGTGGTGTGTCTTGAGAAGGGAGGTGAACATTGATGAACAGCTGGAGCAGGAACTTTACCAGAATTTACCTGGATTGCTCCCGGATGAAGATGAGAAGTAA